Proteins encoded within one genomic window of Lynx canadensis isolate LIC74 chromosome B2, mLynCan4.pri.v2, whole genome shotgun sequence:
- the DDX43 gene encoding probable ATP-dependent RNA helicase DDX43: protein MSRQEADANASSWVVATRRGSAVSRAPERPTEDSNRRGQGVPKGGRGGGWRNSSGLPQPVAPGAREPPLCFGLKNMWVGAVIGRGGSKIKDIQSTTNTKIQIIKGYPDAQVRIFGSKGMKAKAKTAIDNVVKQQESYSLKPRIDIVAFQPSVGRDLRTEGNSTENQPLIDWDQIREDALKWKKKKWEDLPAIKKNFYKESEATSSMSQEQVESWRKENYNIMCDDLKNGQKRQIPNPTCTFEDAFKHYPEVMENIKKAGFRKPTPIQSQTWPIVLQGIDLIGVSQTGTGKTLSYLMPGFIHLDLQPVIREKRNGPGMLVLIPTRELALQVQAECSKYSYKGLKSVCIYGGGDRNGQIQELKKGVDIIIATPGRLNDLQMNNFVDLRSITYLVLDEADKMLDMGFEPQIMKILLDVRPDRQTIMTSATWPYAVRRLAQSYLKEPMIVYVGTLDLIAVSTVKQNIIVTTEEEKRSHIQTFLENMSPKDKVIVFVSRKAVADHLSSDLILQHISVESLHGNREQKDREKALENFKTGKIRILIATDLGSRGLDVHDITHVYNYDFPRNIEEYVHRVGRTGRAGKTGMSVTLITRNDWRIAGELINILERTHQNVPDELMAMAERYKANKLRREMEKLGKPQGKPKKCYY, encoded by the exons ATGTCGAGGCAAGAAGCAGACGCCAACGCCTCCTCGTGGGTCGTTGCGACCCGACGAGGCTCGGCAGTGTCCCGGGCTCCAGAAAGGCCGACGGAGGATTCAAATCGAAGAGGTCAGGGGGTCCCTAAGGGCGGCAGAGGTGGCGGCTGGAGGAATTCGTCTGGTCTCCCGCAGCCTGTGGCGCCTGGTGCCCGCGAACCGCCGCTCTGCTTTGGATTGAAGAACATGTGGGTCGGCGCTGTGATCG gtCGTGGTGggtcaaaaataaaagacatacaaagtacaacaaacacaaaaatacag ATAATAAAAGGTTATCCTGATGCACAGGTCAGGATATTCGGTAGCAAGGGCATGAAGGCCAAGGCCAAAACAGCGATAGATAATGTTGTTAAACAACAAGAAAGTTACAGTTTAAAGCCTAGAATTG atatTGTTGCATTCCAACCTTCTGTTGGAAGAGATTTAAGGACAGAGGGTAATAGTACAGAGAATCAGCCATTGATTGATTGGGATCAAATTCGAGAAGATgctttgaaatggaaaaagaaaaagtgggaag ACTTACCtgcaattaagaaaaatttttacaaGGAGTCAGAAGCAACAAGTTCAATGTCACAAGAGCAAGTAGAAAGTTGGAG gaaagaaaattataatataatgtgtGATGACTTGAAAAATGGTCAGAAGCGTCAGATACCAAATCCTACCTGTACTTTTGAGGACGCCTTTAAACATTACCCTGAGGttatggaaaacattaaaaaggcaGGTTTCAGGAAGCCGACACCAATTCAG tcACAGACATGGCCAATAGTCCTACAAGGAATAGATCTTATAGGAGTATCCCAAACTGGAACAGGGAAGACATTGTCCTACCTAATGCCTGGATTCATCCATCTCGATTTACAGCCTGT aattagagaaaaaaggaacgGACCCGGAATGTTAGTCCTTATACCCACTAGGGAATTAGCTCTTCAAGTACAAGCGGAATGTTCTAAGTATTCATATAAAGGCCTTAAAAG tgtttgtataTATGGTGGAGGAGATAGAAATGGTCAGATACAAGAACTGAAAAAAGGAGTAGATATTATTATTGCAACTCCTGGAAGACTGAATGATCTACAAATGAATAACTTTGTCGACCTCAGAAGCATAACTTACTTG GTATTAGATGAAGCTGACAAGATGCTAGacatgggatttgaaccccagaTAATGAAGATTTTATTAGATGTGCGCCCTGACAGGCAGACAATTATGACAAG TGCAACGTGGCCATATGCTGTCCGTCGACTTGCACAGTCTTATTTAAAAGAGCCCATGATTGTATACGTTGGTACTTTGGACCTAATT GCAGTAAGTACGGTGAAACAAAACATAATTGTCACCACAGAAGAAGAGAAGCGATCTCATATCCAAACTTTTCTAGAAAACATGTCTCCCAAAGACAAAGTCATCGTGTTTGTTAGTAGAAAAGCTGT TGCCGATCACTTATCAAGTGACCTGATCCTGCAACATATATCAGTGGAGTCCCTTCACGgcaacagagaacagaaagaccGAGAGAAAGcattagaaaactttaaaacag GTAAAATAAGAATACTGATTGCCACAGACTTAGGATCTCGAGGTCTTGATGTCCACGACATCACACATGTTTATAATTATGATTTCCCCCGGAACATTGAAGAATATGTACATAGAGTAGGCCGCACAGGAAGGGCAGG GAAGACTGGAATGTCTGTTACCCTCATCACTAGAAATGACTGGAGGATCGCTGGTGAGTTAATTAACATTCTGGAAAGAACACATCAG AATGTCCCAGATGAACTTATGGCAATGGCCGAGAGATACAAGGCAAATAAactgagaagagaaatggaaaaattgggAAAACCCCAAGGAAAACCTAAGAAATGTTATTACTAA